One Micromonospora craniellae genomic region harbors:
- a CDS encoding phytoene desaturase family protein, whose translation MMSSGSLGAEQADAVVVGAGHNGLVAANLLADAGWDVLVLEATGAPGGAVRSAEVTAPGYLSDLYSSFYPLGYASKVLRGLDLTRYGLAWRHAPDVLAHLFPDGRAALLNRDPDVTATSLEEFAPGDGERWLTAYAEWQHVAGPMLDLITTPFPPVRPGLDVLRRLRTGGALRLARRMVLPVRRLGEEMFAGAGGPALLAGSALHTDLSTEDAGSGVYGWLLVMLGQQVGWPVPTGGAQKITDALVARLTERGGRIRHDARVDRVLVARGRAMGVRTIDGGLYRARRAVLADVPAPALYLDLVGAAALPPRLVADLTHFRWDGSTLKVDWALSGPVPWSNRRLATAGTVHLGADLGGLTGYAATLARGELPPDPFLLVGQMSVADPGHSPPGTESLWAYTHLPFRRHWRTEEVVGHVERMEAVLESAAPGFRSLVVGRHVAGPADLEEANPSLVGGALGGGTAAPYQQLFLRPVPGLGRADTPVDRLYLASASAHPGGGVHGAPGANAARAALARDRTLTGGVYRRAVDTAHRAVYR comes from the coding sequence ATGATGTCGTCCGGTTCTCTCGGCGCCGAGCAGGCCGACGCGGTCGTCGTCGGCGCCGGCCACAACGGTCTGGTCGCCGCGAACCTGCTCGCCGACGCGGGCTGGGACGTGTTGGTGCTGGAGGCGACCGGCGCGCCGGGTGGGGCGGTGCGTTCGGCCGAGGTGACCGCTCCCGGTTACCTCAGCGACCTCTACAGCTCCTTCTACCCGTTGGGCTACGCCTCCAAGGTCCTGCGCGGGCTCGACCTGACCCGGTACGGGCTGGCCTGGCGACATGCCCCGGATGTGCTGGCCCACCTCTTCCCGGACGGTCGGGCCGCCCTGCTCAACCGCGATCCCGACGTCACCGCGACGTCGCTGGAGGAGTTCGCGCCCGGCGACGGCGAGCGCTGGCTGACCGCGTACGCCGAGTGGCAGCACGTCGCCGGCCCGATGCTGGACCTGATCACCACCCCGTTCCCGCCGGTACGCCCCGGTCTGGACGTGCTGCGTCGGCTGCGCACCGGTGGCGCGCTGCGACTGGCCCGGCGGATGGTCCTGCCGGTGCGCCGCCTCGGCGAGGAGATGTTCGCCGGTGCCGGTGGGCCGGCACTGCTGGCCGGTTCCGCGCTGCACACCGACCTGTCCACCGAGGACGCCGGCTCCGGCGTGTACGGCTGGCTGCTGGTCATGCTCGGCCAGCAGGTCGGCTGGCCGGTGCCGACGGGCGGGGCGCAGAAGATCACCGACGCGCTGGTGGCCCGGCTGACCGAGCGGGGCGGCCGGATCCGCCACGACGCCCGGGTGGACCGGGTCCTGGTGGCCCGGGGCCGGGCGATGGGGGTGCGCACGATCGACGGCGGGCTCTACCGGGCCCGCCGGGCGGTCCTGGCCGACGTGCCCGCACCCGCGCTCTACCTGGATCTGGTCGGCGCGGCGGCGCTGCCGCCGAGGCTGGTGGCGGACCTTACGCACTTCCGCTGGGACGGTTCGACGCTGAAGGTGGACTGGGCGCTGTCCGGGCCGGTGCCGTGGAGCAACCGGCGGCTGGCCACCGCCGGCACCGTGCACCTCGGGGCGGATCTCGGCGGGCTGACCGGCTACGCCGCCACGCTCGCCCGAGGTGAGCTGCCTCCCGACCCGTTCCTGCTGGTCGGGCAGATGTCGGTGGCCGACCCCGGTCACTCGCCGCCGGGCACCGAGTCGCTCTGGGCGTACACACACCTGCCGTTCCGCCGGCACTGGCGCACCGAGGAGGTGGTCGGCCACGTGGAGCGGATGGAGGCGGTGCTGGAGTCCGCCGCGCCCGGCTTCCGGAGCCTCGTGGTGGGCCGGCACGTGGCCGGGCCGGCCGATCTGGAGGAGGCCAACCCGAGCCTGGTCGGCGGTGCCCTCGGTGGCGGCACCGCCGCGCCCTACCAGCAACTGTTTCTGCGCCCGGTGCCCGGACTAGGCCGCGCGGACACCCCGGTCGACCGGCTCTATCTGGCCAGTGCGTCGGCCCACCCCGGCGGTGGGGTGCACGGGGCGCCGGGGGCGAACGCGGCCCGGGCCGCCCTGGCCCGGGACCGGACACTCACCGGCGGTGTCTACCGCCGGGCCGTGGACACCGCGCACCGGGCCGTGTACCGCTGA
- a CDS encoding YihY/virulence factor BrkB family protein, whose product MTTTNPDAPATEPPVSALPGRIRQLRWSTWRGVLIRSGRNYLRDNCTDSAAALTYYGVLALFPSTVVVVALVGLVSDGERTVDTVLDLARDVGAGSVVANENFVGVVRGVVDQNSSAGVLLSFGLLGALWSASNFIASFTRASNTIYGVAEGRPVWKLRPLQLGLAALSLILLAAVAAGLIVSGPVADAVGDLVGAGDAARTAWSVAKWPALAMIAMLLMSMLFWVAPNVRQPRFRWLTPGGAVALVTWASGSFGFGLYVANFGSYDTTYGSLGAVIAFLVWLYLSNSALLLGVQINAELQRGRQLQSGASDPEGPVLPPRSPAAS is encoded by the coding sequence ATGACCACGACGAACCCGGACGCCCCGGCCACCGAGCCGCCGGTGTCGGCGCTACCCGGCCGGATCCGGCAGTTGCGCTGGTCGACCTGGCGCGGTGTGTTGATCCGCAGCGGCCGCAACTACCTGCGGGACAACTGCACCGACTCGGCCGCCGCGCTCACCTACTACGGGGTGCTCGCGCTCTTCCCCTCCACCGTCGTGGTGGTCGCCCTGGTGGGGTTGGTCTCCGACGGGGAACGCACCGTCGACACCGTGCTCGACCTGGCCCGGGACGTCGGGGCGGGGTCGGTGGTGGCCAACGAGAACTTCGTCGGTGTGGTCCGGGGCGTGGTGGACCAGAACAGCTCGGCGGGCGTACTGCTCAGCTTCGGCCTGCTCGGCGCGCTCTGGTCGGCCTCGAACTTCATCGCATCGTTCACCCGCGCCTCGAACACCATCTACGGGGTGGCCGAGGGTCGGCCGGTGTGGAAGCTGCGGCCGCTCCAGCTCGGGTTGGCGGCGCTGTCGCTGATCCTGCTCGCCGCGGTCGCCGCCGGCCTGATCGTCAGCGGCCCGGTCGCGGACGCGGTCGGTGACCTGGTGGGCGCCGGGGACGCGGCCCGTACCGCCTGGTCGGTGGCGAAGTGGCCGGCGCTGGCGATGATCGCGATGCTGCTGATGTCGATGCTGTTCTGGGTGGCGCCGAACGTCCGCCAGCCCCGGTTCCGGTGGCTCACCCCCGGTGGGGCGGTGGCGCTGGTCACCTGGGCGTCGGGTTCCTTCGGCTTCGGCCTGTACGTGGCCAACTTCGGCTCGTACGACACCACCTACGGCAGCCTGGGCGCGGTGATCGCGTTCCTGGTCTGGCTCTACCTGTCCAATTCCGCCCTGCTGCTCGGCGTGCAGATCAACGCGGAGTTGCAACGCGGACGGCAGCTCCAGTCGGGTGCGAGCGACCCCGAGGGGCCCGTCCTGCCGCCACGGTCGCCGGCCGCTTCGTGA
- a CDS encoding DUF2795 domain-containing protein, protein MERGSSKHAPRVDDQMEQEVSGLVQGPGTGGSRVDEFRVPEPAGEDQPEATTVVGGESRSGTPQGMTSEDVEARSQLGRFITMTALPGDRAALLANARENEAPADLLAELERLPEGTRYQTVSEVWAALGHKNETTRW, encoded by the coding sequence ATGGAACGCGGCAGCAGCAAGCACGCACCGAGAGTCGACGACCAGATGGAGCAGGAGGTCAGCGGCCTGGTACAGGGGCCGGGGACCGGTGGCTCGCGGGTCGACGAGTTCCGGGTGCCGGAACCTGCGGGCGAGGACCAGCCGGAGGCGACCACCGTCGTCGGCGGCGAGAGTCGCAGCGGCACACCGCAGGGCATGACGTCCGAGGACGTGGAGGCCCGTAGCCAGCTGGGACGGTTCATCACGATGACCGCCCTGCCCGGGGACCGGGCGGCCCTGCTCGCCAACGCGCGGGAGAACGAGGCGCCGGCCGACCTGCTCGCCGAGTTGGAGCGCCTGCCGGAGGGCACCCGCTACCAGACGGTGTCCGAGGTCTGGGCCGCGCTCGGTCACAAGAACGAGACGACGCGCTGGTGA
- a CDS encoding ChaB family protein, translating into MPGREVLPSTLRRSPDKAQRTWEKTHDSAVETYGEGERAHRTAFAAVKHEFEKVGDHWEPKGRKGPSDRQAAGGGPERRAATAGGVDANAPKEHLLARARELDVRGRSSMTKPELVTAIQKANNRQTAKARGD; encoded by the coding sequence ATGCCCGGGCGCGAGGTACTGCCCAGCACGCTGCGGCGCTCCCCGGACAAGGCCCAGCGGACCTGGGAGAAGACACACGATTCGGCCGTCGAGACGTACGGCGAGGGGGAGCGGGCGCACCGGACCGCTTTCGCCGCGGTCAAGCACGAGTTCGAGAAGGTGGGCGACCACTGGGAGCCCAAGGGTCGCAAGGGCCCGAGCGACCGGCAGGCCGCCGGGGGCGGCCCGGAACGGCGGGCAGCCACCGCCGGTGGGGTGGACGCGAACGCCCCCAAGGAGCACCTGCTGGCCAGGGCCCGCGAACTGGACGTGCGGGGCCGGTCGAGCATGACCAAGCCGGAACTGGTCACGGCCATCCAGAAGGCCAACAACCGGCAGACCGCCAAGGCACGCGGCGACTGA
- a CDS encoding aldehyde dehydrogenase family protein → MYTVAQLIGGVWGAGGEAGDLVVHDPATGAPVTGAPVAGADEVGKAVAAARGVAAEWAATPPAERAAALHRAADAVAAAADELAEATTAEMGKPLADARGGVEAGIATLRQYAELAPTRGGRTLHGAPAALDFMAPQPRGVVAVITPWNDPVAVSCGLLGAALVTGNVVLHKPSERTPATGWLLARAFDSALPAGVLSLLTGGAETGAALAGAEVDVVAHVGSTATGRAVAAAAARTGAKVLLENGGSDPLIVDADVDPVWAAGQAATGAFANAGQICVAVERVYAHRDVAEDFVAALVERANALRVGPGRDPATGLGPLVDRRHRDRVHGQVTAAVADGARIRVGGTLPEGPGAFYPATVLDNCRHDMALLREETFGPVAPVVVVDSFSEALRCAADSPYGLAATVLTGSMSHAQRAWRELPVGTVKVNAVFGGAPAGAAHPRRGSGQGFGYGPELLDEFTATKAVHIEAPGGGHW, encoded by the coding sequence ATGTACACGGTTGCGCAGCTCATCGGCGGGGTGTGGGGGGCCGGCGGGGAGGCCGGTGACCTGGTGGTGCACGACCCGGCCACCGGTGCCCCGGTGACCGGCGCACCGGTCGCAGGCGCGGACGAGGTCGGCAAGGCGGTCGCGGCGGCGCGCGGCGTGGCCGCCGAGTGGGCCGCGACGCCTCCGGCCGAGCGGGCCGCCGCGCTGCACCGGGCCGCCGACGCGGTGGCCGCCGCCGCCGACGAGTTGGCCGAGGCGACCACCGCCGAGATGGGCAAGCCGCTCGCCGACGCCCGGGGCGGCGTCGAGGCCGGCATCGCCACCCTTCGCCAGTACGCCGAACTCGCCCCGACCCGGGGCGGGCGGACCCTGCACGGCGCACCCGCCGCACTGGACTTCATGGCACCGCAGCCGCGTGGCGTGGTGGCCGTCATCACCCCGTGGAACGACCCGGTCGCGGTGTCGTGCGGGCTGCTCGGCGCCGCCCTCGTCACCGGCAACGTGGTGCTGCACAAGCCGAGCGAACGCACCCCGGCGACCGGGTGGCTGCTGGCCCGCGCGTTCGACTCGGCACTACCGGCCGGCGTGCTCTCGCTGCTGACCGGAGGGGCGGAGACCGGGGCGGCGCTCGCCGGGGCCGAGGTGGACGTGGTGGCGCACGTCGGGTCCACCGCCACCGGCCGCGCCGTCGCCGCGGCGGCGGCCCGGACCGGCGCCAAGGTGCTGCTGGAGAACGGCGGCAGCGACCCGCTGATCGTGGACGCGGACGTGGACCCGGTCTGGGCCGCCGGGCAGGCCGCGACCGGCGCGTTCGCCAACGCGGGGCAGATCTGCGTCGCGGTGGAACGCGTCTACGCGCATCGGGACGTCGCCGAGGACTTCGTCGCCGCGCTGGTGGAGCGGGCGAACGCGTTGCGCGTCGGGCCGGGCCGCGATCCGGCCACCGGCCTGGGCCCACTGGTCGACCGGCGGCACCGCGACCGGGTGCACGGGCAGGTGACCGCTGCGGTGGCCGACGGGGCGCGGATCCGGGTCGGCGGGACGCTGCCGGAGGGGCCGGGCGCCTTCTACCCGGCCACCGTGCTGGACAACTGCCGGCACGACATGGCGCTGCTGCGGGAGGAGACGTTCGGGCCGGTCGCGCCGGTGGTGGTGGTCGACTCGTTCAGCGAGGCGCTGCGGTGTGCCGCCGACTCGCCGTACGGGCTGGCGGCGACGGTGCTGACCGGGTCGATGAGTCACGCCCAGCGGGCCTGGCGGGAGCTGCCGGTGGGCACGGTGAAGGTGAACGCGGTCTTCGGCGGCGCCCCGGCCGGGGCGGCCCACCCGCGTCGGGGCAGCGGCCAGGGCTTCGGCTACGGGCCGGAACTGCTCGACGAGTTCACCGCCACCAAGGCGGTGCACATCGAGGCACCCGGGGGTGGGCACTGGTGA